A window of the Branchiostoma lanceolatum isolate klBraLanc5 chromosome 13, klBraLanc5.hap2, whole genome shotgun sequence genome harbors these coding sequences:
- the LOC136447092 gene encoding ras-related protein M-Ras-like isoform X2 has protein sequence MNASSGPPTENLRTYKLVVVGDGGVGKSALTIQFFQKMFVADYDPTIEDSYIQHTEIDGEWAILDVLDTAGQEEFSAMREQYMRTGDGFLLVYSVTDKASYEHITQFHTQILRVKDRDSYPMILVANKVDLVHQRKVSEDQGKAQATELNIPYIETSAKDPPLNVDAAFHEVVRVIRRQTPDNKKKKKGGKGKLKGKCSIL, from the exons ATGAACGCCTCAAGTGGACCGCCGACGGAAAACCTGCGGACTTACAAACTTGTTGTGGTCGGGGACGGTGGTGTGGGGAAAAGCGCCCTGACAATACAGTTCTTCCAGAAAATGTTTGTGGCAGACTATGACCCGACAATTGAGGACTCGTACATCCAGCACACAGAGATTGATGGGGAATGGGCCATCTTGGATG TACTGGACACTGCTGGACAGGAGGAGTTCAGCGCCATGCGGGAACAGTACATGCGGACGGGGGACGGTTTCCTGTTGGTCTACTCCGTCACCGACAAGGCCAGCTACGAGCACATCACCCAGTTTCACACCCAGATCCTCAGAgtcaaggacag GGACTCCTATCCCATGATCCTCGTGGCCAATAAAGTGGATCTTGTTCACCAGAGAAAGGTGTCAGAGGACCAGGGTAAAGCTCAAGCTACAGAACTAAAT atCCCGTACATTGAGACCAGTGCTAAGGACCCTCCCCTAAATGTGGATGCTGCCTTCCATGAAGTAGTTAGAGTCATTAG GAGACAGACACCTGacaacaagaaaaagaagaagggtGGCAAGGGCAAACTCAAGGGCAAATGTTCTATCCTCTGA
- the LOC136447091 gene encoding all-trans-retinol 13,14-reductase-like, with amino-acid sequence MATLATYFTVLAENLSATAFLISVSVLSCSVFLLRKFSRSESRNPFKEDFRRQPAPLVTDKEARNKILKKGAAFSVEKVPSDLDAIVIGSGPGGLTTAAILAKSGKKVLVLEQHGKPGGCSHTFGLKGLQFDCGIHYVGQMEDSSTVRVLLDQITEGQLQWAGLDDDYDVAVLGQPDKMRWIPIKCGKQQYKQEILQHFPGEEEAVDAFLKKSKEVEDSANILGALKILPLWLCKVLVKTGIVHVFYSFFRYMSRSTKEVLDELTENDDLKTVFAHNFGDHGVLPSKSGFALQASLAEHFREGGYYPVGGASEIAFHIIPVIKKAGGAVLCRAPVSQILIDSNGQAMGVRVQDKKVGAVDIHAPVIVSAAGVYNTYHNLLPREVAQKTGLGDVLEVVSQSCSCLSVFVGLRGTKEELGLKAQNIWLFAGNDMEKLHEEYSSLTPEEATEADPPVLFISFPSAKDPSWEQRCDSGRSTCTILNFSVPPAWFEQWNEERVKHRADEYQRLKQAIGHHMWEQTCRLFPQLQDKVDFIEVGTPISNNHYINVSRGEIYGLDHCQMRCNAEMALKLRPETPVPGLYLTGKNVILT; translated from the exons ATGGCTACATTGGCTACGTATTTCACAGTTCTAGCCGAGAACCTTTCAGCCACCGCCTTTCTGATCTCCGTTTCCGTCTTGAGTTGTTCGGTGTTCCTCCTTCGAAAGTTCTCAAGGAGTGAGTCACGCAACCCTTTCAAGGAGGACTTCAGGAGACAACCCGCACCTCTGGTCACCGACAAGGAGGCCAGGAATAAGATTCTAAAGAAGGGCGCCG CATTCTCCGTCGAGAAGGTGCCTTCAGACCTCGATGCCATCGTGATCGGTAGCGGACCGGGAGGCTTGAccacggcggccatcttggcGAAATCAGGGAAGAAGGTTCTGGTACTGGAGCAGCACGGAAAACCGGGGGGCTGCTCACACACCTTTGGGCTTAAAGGCCTGCAGTTTGATTGCG GGATCCACTATGTGGGGCAGATGGAGGACAGTAGTACCGTCAGAGTTCTTTTGGACCAGATCACAGAGGGGCAGCTTCAGTGGGCCGGATTAGACGACGACTACGATGTCGCTGTGCTTGGCCAACCAGACAAG ATGCGTTGGATCCCCATCAAATGTGGAAAACAACAGTACAAGCAAGAAATACTGCAGCATTTCCCAGGGGAAGAGGAAGCGGTTGATGCATTTCTCAAGAAATCAAAG GAAGTTGAAGATAGTGCAAACATCTTAGGAGCTCTGAAGATCTTACCTCTTTGGCTGTGCAAGGTTTTAGTCAAGACAGGCATTGTGCACGTCTTCTACAGCTTCTTCCGCTACATGTCAAGatccaccaaggaggttttagatGAACTGACGGAAAATGATGACTTGAAGACTGTGTTTGCACATAACTTTGGAGACCATG GTGTTCTCCCCAGCAAGTCAGGTTTTGCCCTGCAGGCTAGCCTGGCGGAACACTTCAGAGAGGGCGGGTACTATCCAGTGGGCGGGGCAAGCGAAATCGCTTTCCACATCATCCCTGTCATCAAGAAGGCTGGAGGAGCTGTGCTTTGTAGGGCACCTGTCAGtcaaattttgattgacagcaatGGACAAGCAATGG GAGTCAGAGTCCAGGACAAGAAAGTTGGAGCAGTGGACATCCATGCACCGGTTATCGTGTCAGCTGCTGGAGTTTACAACACCTACCACAACCTGCTGCCTAGAGAAGTGGCACAAAAGactg GTTTGGGTGATGTGTTGGAGGTTGTTAGTCAGAGTTGTTCCTGTCTCTCTGTATTTGTTGGTCTAAGAGGAACAAAAGAGGAGCTGGGTCTAAAGGCACAGAACATCTGGCTCTTTGCAG GTAATGATATGGAGAAGCTCCATGAAGAGTACAGCAGCCTGACACCTGAGGAAGCCACAGAAGCCGACCCTCCTGTGCTGTTCATCTCCTTCCCTTCTGCTAAAGACCCGTCCTGGGAACAGCGATGTGATAGTG GAAGGTCGACGTGTACTATACTGAACTTCTCAGTGCCCCCCGCTTGGTTTGAGCAATGGAACGAGGAGCGTGTGAAACATCGCGCTGACGAGTACCAGCGTCTCAAGCAGGCTATCGGACACCACATGTGGGAACAAACATGTCGGCTGTTCCCACAATTACAGGATAAA GTCGACTTCATCGAAGTTGGAACACCAATCAGCAACAATCACTACATCAACGTGTCACGCGGAGAGATCTACGGGCTGGACCACTGTCAGATGCGCTGCAACGCCGAGATGGCGCTGAAGCTGCGGCCGGAGACACCCGTCCCAGGGCTGTATCTTACAGGCAAGAATGTCATCCTCACATAG
- the LOC136447092 gene encoding ras-related protein M-Ras-like isoform X1, with product MNASSGPPTENLRTYKLVVVGDGGVGKSALTIQFFQKMFVADYDPTIEDSYIQHTEIDGEWAILDVLDTAGQEEFSAMREQYMRTGDGFLLVYSVTDKASYEHITQFHTQILRVKDRFSRVGTYMDSYPMILVANKVDLVHQRKVSEDQGKAQATELNIPYIETSAKDPPLNVDAAFHEVVRVIRRQTPDNKKKKKGGKGKLKGKCSIL from the exons ATGAACGCCTCAAGTGGACCGCCGACGGAAAACCTGCGGACTTACAAACTTGTTGTGGTCGGGGACGGTGGTGTGGGGAAAAGCGCCCTGACAATACAGTTCTTCCAGAAAATGTTTGTGGCAGACTATGACCCGACAATTGAGGACTCGTACATCCAGCACACAGAGATTGATGGGGAATGGGCCATCTTGGATG TACTGGACACTGCTGGACAGGAGGAGTTCAGCGCCATGCGGGAACAGTACATGCGGACGGGGGACGGTTTCCTGTTGGTCTACTCCGTCACCGACAAGGCCAGCTACGAGCACATCACCCAGTTTCACACCCAGATCCTCAGAgtcaaggacag ATTTTCCAGGGTGGGTACCTATAT GGACTCCTATCCCATGATCCTCGTGGCCAATAAAGTGGATCTTGTTCACCAGAGAAAGGTGTCAGAGGACCAGGGTAAAGCTCAAGCTACAGAACTAAAT atCCCGTACATTGAGACCAGTGCTAAGGACCCTCCCCTAAATGTGGATGCTGCCTTCCATGAAGTAGTTAGAGTCATTAG GAGACAGACACCTGacaacaagaaaaagaagaagggtGGCAAGGGCAAACTCAAGGGCAAATGTTCTATCCTCTGA
- the LOC136447092 gene encoding ras-related protein M-Ras-like isoform X3, producing the protein MNASSGPPTENLRTYKLVVVGDGGVGKSALTIQFFQKMFVADYDPTIEDSYIQHTEIDGEWAILDVLDTAGQEEFSAMREQYMRTGDGFLLVYSVTDKASYEHITQFHTQILRVKDRDSYPMILVANKVDLVHQRKVSEDQGKAQATELNIPYIETSAKDPPLNVDAAFHEVVRVIR; encoded by the exons ATGAACGCCTCAAGTGGACCGCCGACGGAAAACCTGCGGACTTACAAACTTGTTGTGGTCGGGGACGGTGGTGTGGGGAAAAGCGCCCTGACAATACAGTTCTTCCAGAAAATGTTTGTGGCAGACTATGACCCGACAATTGAGGACTCGTACATCCAGCACACAGAGATTGATGGGGAATGGGCCATCTTGGATG TACTGGACACTGCTGGACAGGAGGAGTTCAGCGCCATGCGGGAACAGTACATGCGGACGGGGGACGGTTTCCTGTTGGTCTACTCCGTCACCGACAAGGCCAGCTACGAGCACATCACCCAGTTTCACACCCAGATCCTCAGAgtcaaggacag GGACTCCTATCCCATGATCCTCGTGGCCAATAAAGTGGATCTTGTTCACCAGAGAAAGGTGTCAGAGGACCAGGGTAAAGCTCAAGCTACAGAACTAAAT atCCCGTACATTGAGACCAGTGCTAAGGACCCTCCCCTAAATGTGGATGCTGCCTTCCATGAAGTAGTTAGAGTCATTAGGTGA